One Methanocaldococcus infernus ME DNA segment encodes these proteins:
- a CDS encoding homocysteine biosynthesis protein: protein MKTIKEINEKIKKGEAVVVTAEEMIKIVEEEGAKRAADYVDVVTTGTFGAMCSSGVFINFGHSDPPIKMLKIYLNNVQAYGGLAAVDTYIGATQPNEDPDIDIDYGGAHVIEDLVRGKEVELYAEGYTTDCYPRKDVCVKISLDDVNQAIMVNPRNCYQTYAAATNSREEKIYTYMGILLPEFNNVHYSGAGQLNPLQNDYNPETKTFNTIGVGTKIFLAGAEGFVIGEGTQHNPPFGTLMVKGNLKEMSPEFLRAATMPKYGPTLYIGVGIPIPVLNEEIAKRTAIRDRDIEVPIYDYGVPRRERPLVGKTNYEKLRDGKIVLNVEIDGKRVEKEVKTGPVSSYKKAREVAEELKRRILEGSFLLTERVAPLGKGEFKPMRSPITLVRDVIKREPIVAKLGISIEEAAKILMNNNINHLPIVDEHGKIVGIVTSWDIAKAVAEKKRKIEEIMTRNVVTARKDEPIDEVARKMCRYDISGLPVIDENNRVVGVVTSEDLSRLLGGRK, encoded by the coding sequence ATGAAAACAATAAAAGAAATAAATGAAAAAATAAAGAAAGGAGAGGCTGTAGTGGTTACAGCTGAGGAAATGATTAAGATAGTTGAAGAGGAAGGGGCTAAGAGAGCTGCTGATTATGTAGATGTGGTTACAACTGGAACCTTTGGAGCTATGTGTTCCTCTGGAGTGTTTATAAACTTTGGCCATTCTGACCCTCCAATAAAGATGCTTAAAATTTATTTAAATAATGTCCAAGCCTATGGTGGCTTAGCTGCTGTTGACACTTACATAGGGGCTACCCAACCAAATGAAGATCCTGATATAGATATAGACTATGGAGGAGCTCATGTTATTGAAGACCTTGTTAGAGGAAAGGAAGTTGAGTTATATGCTGAAGGTTATACAACAGATTGTTATCCAAGAAAAGATGTCTGTGTTAAGATTAGCTTAGATGATGTTAACCAAGCCATTATGGTAAATCCAAGAAATTGCTATCAAACCTATGCAGCTGCTACAAACAGTAGGGAAGAAAAAATTTACACTTACATGGGCATTCTCTTACCAGAGTTTAACAATGTCCACTACTCTGGAGCTGGGCAATTGAATCCTCTACAAAATGACTACAATCCAGAGACCAAGACTTTTAACACTATAGGAGTTGGAACAAAGATCTTCTTAGCTGGAGCTGAAGGTTTTGTTATTGGAGAGGGAACTCAGCACAACCCTCCATTTGGTACTTTAATGGTTAAGGGTAACTTAAAAGAGATGTCTCCTGAATTCTTAAGAGCTGCAACAATGCCTAAGTATGGACCAACCCTCTATATTGGAGTAGGAATACCAATTCCAGTATTAAATGAAGAAATAGCTAAGAGAACAGCTATAAGGGATAGAGATATAGAAGTGCCAATCTATGACTATGGTGTGCCAAGGAGAGAGAGACCATTAGTTGGAAAAACTAACTATGAAAAGTTGAGAGATGGGAAAATAGTGCTTAATGTTGAGATTGATGGGAAGAGAGTTGAGAAAGAGGTTAAGACTGGACCAGTTTCAAGCTATAAAAAGGCAAGAGAAGTTGCTGAGGAATTGAAGAGAAGGATTTTAGAAGGCTCTTTCTTACTAACTGAGAGAGTGGCTCCACTTGGTAAGGGAGAATTTAAGCCTATGAGATCACCTATAACCTTGGTTAGGGATGTAATTAAGAGAGAGCCAATAGTTGCTAAGTTAGGGATCAGTATTGAAGAGGCTGCTAAGATATTGATGAACAATAATATTAACCACTTACCAATAGTTGATGAGCATGGGAAAATAGTGGGAATTGTAACCTCATGGGATATAGCTAAGGCAGTGGCTGAAAAGAAGAGGAAGATTGAAGAGATTATGACAAGAAATGTTGTTACAGCAAGGAAAGATGAGCCTATAGATGAGGTTGCAAGGAAGATGTGTAG
- the ttuA gene encoding tRNA-5-methyluridine(54) 2-sulfurtransferase: MLKCFCGKESYIKVTYPKVKYLCKEHFIEYFENRVKRSIEKFKMLSKDEKILVPISGGKDSHAAAYILKKLGYDIELFHINLGISNFSEISLEKVKELSNFINAKLHIVNLKEITGKTIEDVKGKKCSICGITKRYLMNKFGYEHGFDTIVTGHNMDDELSFMLNNLLGWNIRYLAKHLPVLPAHDKFLKKVKIFYEIEEKYIKAYADALNIPYTTVKCKYAKKAITIRHREYLNKLEEEKPGIKYHFLYGYLKNRELFEVEKDFKFRECEICGMTSASKICSFCRVWRR; encoded by the coding sequence ATGTTGAAGTGCTTCTGTGGTAAGGAGAGTTATATAAAAGTTACATATCCAAAGGTTAAATACTTATGTAAAGAGCATTTTATAGAATACTTTGAGAATAGAGTTAAGAGGAGTATAGAGAAGTTTAAAATGCTAAGTAAAGATGAGAAAATCTTAGTCCCAATCTCTGGAGGAAAGGATAGTCATGCAGCAGCATATATATTAAAAAAACTTGGCTATGATATAGAGCTTTTCCATATAAACCTTGGAATCTCTAACTTCTCAGAGATATCATTAGAGAAGGTTAAAGAGCTCTCCAACTTTATAAATGCTAAGTTACATATTGTTAACCTTAAAGAGATAACTGGAAAAACTATAGAAGATGTTAAGGGAAAGAAGTGTTCAATCTGTGGAATAACTAAAAGATACTTAATGAACAAGTTTGGTTATGAGCATGGCTTTGACACTATAGTGACTGGCCATAATATGGATGATGAACTCTCTTTCATGTTAAACAATCTCTTAGGCTGGAATATAAGATATCTTGCTAAACATCTTCCAGTGCTTCCAGCACATGACAAGTTTTTAAAGAAGGTTAAGATTTTCTACGAGATTGAGGAGAAGTATATAAAGGCTTATGCTGATGCCCTAAATATTCCTTACACAACAGTAAAGTGTAAGTATGCAAAAAAAGCTATAACTATAAGGCATAGGGAATATTTAAATAAACTTGAGGAAGAGAAGCCAGGGATAAAGTATCACTTTCTCTATGGTTATTTGAAAAATAGGGAGTTATTTGAAGTAGAAAAAGATTTCAAGTTTAGAGAGTGTGAGATCTGTGGTATGACATCAGCATCTAAGATCTGCTCTTTTTGTAGAGTGTGGAGAAGATGA
- a CDS encoding replication factor C large subunit, translating into MLNWIEKYRPRSLKDVVGHEKVKERLKRWIESFIKGKKEKPILLYGPPGVGKTTLAYALANDYGFDVIELNASDRRSREEIRRIIGQSAVSKSILGNRFIIVLDEVDGISGKEDAGGVGELIKIAKESKNPIIMTANDAYSPNLKNLLPHVELIELKPLKVNEIYKILKAIAEKEGLDVDDKVLKVIASHSAGDLRSAINDLQALALSGDLTIEAVESLPERNREKNIFDALRIILKTTNYKVATTALIDVDETPDVIIEWLAENIPYEYEKLEEIERAYDYLSKADLFLGRAVRRQNYSFWKYATNLMTAGVALSKEEKYRKWTPYKYPKIFRLLSSTKEQREFLKKILKKIGEKSHGSTKRVRFDLESLKMIAEHNPEMAADLCLYYELTEEEIKKLFKNANEIIKIMRELRKKRVKEQTSKVKKKEHLEEKEVKEEKIETKKEKKEEEKKEEPKDEKKEKEASKEDKKEKKKQLTLDAFF; encoded by the coding sequence ATGTTAAACTGGATTGAGAAGTATAGGCCAAGGTCATTAAAAGATGTTGTTGGGCATGAGAAGGTTAAAGAGAGATTAAAGAGATGGATAGAGAGCTTTATTAAGGGAAAAAAGGAGAAGCCCATTCTTCTCTATGGTCCTCCAGGGGTGGGAAAGACTACTTTAGCCTATGCATTGGCTAATGACTATGGCTTTGATGTAATAGAGTTGAATGCAAGTGATAGAAGGAGTAGAGAAGAGATTAGAAGAATTATAGGGCAGTCAGCAGTTTCTAAGTCTATCTTAGGGAATAGGTTTATTATTGTCTTGGATGAGGTTGATGGAATCTCTGGAAAGGAAGATGCTGGAGGAGTTGGAGAGTTAATAAAGATAGCTAAGGAGAGTAAGAACCCTATAATTATGACAGCCAATGATGCCTATAGCCCAAATTTAAAAAATTTGTTACCTCATGTTGAACTTATAGAGTTAAAGCCCTTAAAGGTTAATGAGATTTATAAGATATTAAAAGCTATTGCTGAAAAGGAAGGGTTGGATGTAGATGATAAAGTATTAAAAGTTATAGCAAGCCACTCAGCTGGAGATTTGAGAAGTGCTATTAATGATCTCCAAGCCTTAGCCCTCTCAGGAGATCTAACTATTGAGGCTGTTGAATCCCTTCCAGAGAGGAATAGGGAGAAAAATATCTTTGATGCCTTAAGAATAATTTTGAAGACTACAAATTATAAAGTGGCCACAACTGCCTTAATAGATGTTGATGAAACCCCTGATGTAATAATAGAGTGGTTAGCTGAAAATATTCCTTATGAGTATGAGAAGCTTGAGGAGATTGAAAGAGCTTATGACTACTTATCAAAAGCTGATCTTTTCCTTGGAAGAGCTGTTAGAAGGCAAAACTATAGCTTTTGGAAGTATGCCACTAACCTAATGACTGCTGGAGTGGCCTTATCTAAAGAAGAGAAGTATAGAAAATGGACACCCTATAAATATCCTAAGATCTTTAGATTACTCTCTTCAACAAAAGAGCAAAGAGAGTTTTTAAAGAAAATTTTAAAAAAGATTGGGGAAAAATCTCATGGCTCAACCAAGAGGGTTAGATTTGACCTTGAAAGCTTAAAGATGATAGCTGAACATAACCCAGAGATGGCTGCTGATCTCTGTCTATACTATGAGTTGACTGAAGAGGAGATAAAGAAGTTGTTTAAGAATGCCAATGAGATTATTAAAATAATGAGAGAATTGAGGAAAAAGAGAGTTAAAGAACAGACTTCCAAGGTTAAGAAGAAGGAGCATTTAGAGGAAAAAGAGGTTAAAGAGGAAAAAATAGAAACTAAGAAGGAGAAGAAAGAGGAAGAGAAGAAAGAAGAGCCTAAAGATGAGAAAAAAGAGAAAGAAGCTTCAAAAGAAGATAAGAAAGAGAAGAAAAAGCAGTTAACATTAGATGCTTTCTTTTGA
- a CDS encoding zinc protease — protein MFSERELKDLIISVIMIAIIFVYPHISLTNILIALLTVGLGFIFHELMHREVARKFGAISEFRAWYEGLIIGLILKMILGATFIAPGAVYIYKDYLTVEESGKIALAGPLANILLAILFFLLTLTHGNYLLNIIGFFGFHVNLFLAGFNLLPIPPFDGEKVIRWNPLIWAIFGIPLLAYVFLRLF, from the coding sequence ATGTTCTCAGAGAGGGAATTAAAAGATTTGATAATTTCAGTTATTATGATAGCTATCATCTTTGTCTACCCTCATATAAGTTTAACAAATATTTTAATAGCTCTCCTAACTGTTGGTTTGGGCTTTATATTTCATGAGCTTATGCATAGAGAAGTTGCCAGAAAGTTTGGAGCTATTAGTGAGTTTAGAGCTTGGTATGAAGGTTTAATTATTGGTTTAATATTGAAAATGATACTTGGAGCCACATTTATAGCCCCTGGAGCTGTCTATATTTATAAGGATTACTTAACTGTGGAAGAGAGTGGAAAAATAGCACTTGCTGGACCTTTAGCAAATATTTTATTAGCTATTCTATTCTTTCTCCTAACCTTAACTCATGGAAATTATTTACTAAATATTATAGGCTTCTTTGGCTTTCATGTAAACCTCTTCTTAGCTGGCTTTAACCTCTTACCAATCCCTCCATTTGATGGAGAGAAGGTTATTAGATGGAACCCTCTGATTTGGGCAATCTTTGGAATTCCTTTATTAGCCTATGTCTTCCTAAGGCTCTTCTAA
- a CDS encoding CheF family chemotaxis protein codes for MKFSGVGFFLKRGKEITLFDRWEKLDIFIDDSKIVFEFQNKELEAEFNDIIDIDSKVPKKVRYLIKTTLEGAYNISSIVIPFEEDLAMIAFGVESSIYGEFPVKSVLKEILYKFILDKELEVLYNIKKSDEWKKGKLKLVKKKIKVNFITKIEEKILFETRDKEYYDIFSKIKDVNLENGYLRITQSVVGKKVTSYLSLDDELKYFLLKYLKSVLNVNVGLLKEFKTTCHFESFLEEP; via the coding sequence ATGAAATTCTCAGGAGTGGGATTTTTTTTAAAAAGAGGAAAAGAAATTACATTATTTGATAGATGGGAAAAGTTAGATATTTTTATTGATGATAGTAAAATAGTTTTTGAGTTTCAAAATAAAGAGTTAGAGGCTGAATTTAATGATATAATAGATATTGACTCTAAAGTTCCAAAGAAGGTTAGGTATTTAATAAAGACTACATTAGAAGGTGCTTATAACATCTCTTCAATAGTTATCCCATTTGAAGAAGACCTTGCTATGATAGCCTTTGGTGTTGAAAGCTCTATCTATGGAGAATTTCCAGTCAAATCAGTTTTAAAAGAAATTCTCTATAAATTTATTTTGGATAAGGAGTTGGAAGTTCTGTATAATATAAAAAAGAGTGATGAATGGAAAAAGGGAAAACTAAAGTTAGTTAAGAAGAAAATTAAGGTTAATTTTATAACAAAAATTGAAGAAAAAATTTTATTTGAAACAAGAGATAAAGAATACTATGACATATTCTCAAAAATAAAAGATGTAAATCTTGAAAATGGCTATTTGAGAATAACTCAGTCAGTTGTGGGAAAGAAGGTAACTTCATATCTCTCCCTTGATGATGAACTAAAATATTTCTTGTTAAAATATTTAAAGAGTGTGCTAAATGTAAATGTTGGGCTTCTTAAGGAGTTTAAAACTACTTGTCACTTTGAGAGCTTCTTAGAAGAGCCTTAG
- a CDS encoding DUF2304 domain-containing protein, whose translation MELIQIVGLIIILFALTRVIKQIKKKSMELEEGIFWLFVWLLALLIVIFPNFMSYLATVLGVGRGVDVIIYLSIILLFYLVYRIYARLEKLEREITKIVREIAIRDRYEPKKRD comes from the coding sequence TTGGAACTTATTCAAATAGTTGGCTTAATAATAATTTTATTTGCTTTAACAAGGGTTATTAAGCAAATTAAAAAGAAATCTATGGAGCTTGAGGAAGGAATATTTTGGTTATTTGTTTGGTTGCTGGCATTACTTATAGTTATCTTCCCAAATTTTATGAGCTATTTAGCAACAGTCTTAGGAGTTGGGAGAGGGGTTGATGTTATAATATATTTATCAATTATTTTATTGTTCTACTTAGTTTATAGGATATATGCAAGGTTAGAAAAATTGGAGAGGGAGATAACTAAAATTGTTAGAGAGATTGCTATAAGGGATAGATATGAGCCAAAGAAAAGAGATTAA
- the pyrB gene encoding aspartate carbamoyltransferase, translating into MKHLISMRDIEREEIEEILEEANRMENLLNNKKPLKLLEGKILATIFYEPSTRTRLSFETAMKRLGGEVITMDAKASSVAKGESLIDTVRVISGYSDIIVLRHPREGAARLAAKYSSVPIINAGDGANQHPTQTLLDLYTIKRELGKIDNIRIAFIGDLKYGRTVHSLVYALSLFNNIEFFFISPENLKIPEEIKEYLRRRGLRFKETKEFIDEEIDVLYVTRLQKERFTPEEYEKVKGSYKITKEFVEGKNFIIMHPLPRVDEIDYEVDNLPNAKYFKQSYYGIPVRMAILYKLLRDSDKALQ; encoded by the coding sequence GTGAAGCATTTAATATCAATGAGAGATATAGAGAGGGAAGAGATTGAAGAAATTTTAGAGGAAGCTAATAGGATGGAGAACTTATTAAACAATAAAAAGCCTTTGAAACTTCTTGAGGGGAAGATATTGGCAACTATTTTTTATGAGCCATCTACAAGGACAAGGCTTAGTTTTGAAACAGCTATGAAGAGGTTGGGAGGAGAAGTTATAACCATGGATGCTAAAGCTTCATCAGTGGCTAAGGGAGAGAGTTTAATAGACACTGTTAGAGTAATCAGTGGCTACTCAGACATTATAGTCTTAAGACATCCAAGAGAAGGGGCTGCAAGACTTGCAGCTAAGTATTCTTCAGTCCCTATAATAAATGCTGGTGATGGAGCTAACCAGCATCCAACACAGACATTATTAGATCTATATACAATAAAGAGGGAACTTGGGAAGATAGACAATATAAGGATAGCCTTTATTGGAGATCTGAAATATGGAAGGACTGTTCATTCATTAGTTTATGCTCTCTCACTATTTAATAATATTGAATTCTTCTTTATTTCTCCTGAAAACTTAAAGATTCCTGAGGAGATAAAAGAATATTTAAGAAGAAGAGGGTTAAGATTTAAGGAAACTAAGGAGTTTATTGATGAAGAAATAGATGTTCTATATGTTACAAGGCTACAAAAAGAAAGATTTACTCCAGAGGAGTATGAGAAGGTTAAGGGAAGCTATAAGATAACTAAGGAGTTTGTTGAAGGGAAAAACTTTATTATTATGCATCCTCTGCCAAGGGTAGATGAGATAGATTATGAAGTTGATAATCTACCAAATGCCAAATACTTTAAGCAGAGCTATTATGGAATTCCTGTAAGGATGGCTATCCTTTATAAGTTGCTTAGAGATTCTGATAAAGCTCTCCAGTGA
- a CDS encoding METTL5 family protein translates to MKKKKLEMLLDSLKPHPNPKVELEQYTISGSLASELLFLAQKDFIGKTVLDLGCGTGRLAIGAKLLGAKRAVGIDIDRESIEVAKENAKALGVDVEFICNDVRNIKREMFDEEVVVIQNPPFGAQKKGSDRIFLEKALELGDVIYSIHNYPTKDFVVKFVESLGGEVTNIYKANFRIPAIYRFHKKRALEIPVLIFRIVRR, encoded by the coding sequence ATGAAAAAGAAGAAGCTTGAGATGCTCTTAGACTCTTTAAAACCTCACCCAAACCCTAAGGTTGAGCTTGAACAGTATACAATCAGTGGAAGCTTAGCCTCTGAACTCCTCTTCTTAGCTCAGAAAGATTTTATAGGTAAGACTGTCTTAGACCTTGGCTGTGGTACTGGAAGGTTAGCTATAGGGGCTAAGCTCTTAGGGGCTAAGAGAGCTGTGGGAATAGATATAGATAGAGAGAGTATAGAGGTAGCTAAAGAAAATGCTAAAGCCCTTGGGGTTGATGTAGAGTTTATATGTAATGATGTTAGAAATATAAAAAGGGAGATGTTTGATGAAGAAGTTGTAGTTATACAAAACCCTCCCTTTGGAGCTCAGAAGAAGGGTTCTGATAGAATTTTCTTAGAGAAGGCTCTTGAGTTAGGGGATGTGATATATAGTATTCACAACTACCCAACTAAAGACTTTGTTGTTAAGTTTGTTGAGAGCTTAGGAGGGGAAGTAACCAACATCTATAAAGCAAATTTTAGAATTCCAGCCATCTATAGGTTTCACAAAAAGAGAGCTTTGGAAATTCCAGTTTTAATATTTAGAATTGTAAGGAGGTAA
- a CDS encoding CBS domain-containing protein produces the protein MELTVIQKEILSELINLYREKNRPIKGTEIALRLKRNPGTIRNQMQALRALDLVDGVPGPKGGYIPTSKAYRALGIEDEGDIIVPIYKNNVKIDGVKVIKIEFDTVSHEKSCSSKIYIEGDTKKFNVGDIIKVGPTYHNKIVITGEVIGRDDIHKILLMNVYSVCSIPNLKVSDIGNPLKYYLTPNMSLKEAAEYFAEKNISGAPVMENNNLVGILTVRDIIKNINKIDKKVKEVMKKDIITVDKDVKIYDALKIMNKYNVGRLIIVDNNKVFGIITRTDILKTITGELYQNL, from the coding sequence ATGGAGCTAACTGTTATTCAGAAGGAAATTTTAAGTGAGCTTATTAACTTATATAGAGAAAAGAATAGACCAATTAAAGGGACTGAAATAGCCTTAAGGCTAAAGAGAAATCCAGGAACTATAAGAAATCAAATGCAAGCTCTGAGAGCTTTAGACTTGGTTGATGGTGTCCCAGGACCTAAGGGTGGCTATATACCAACAAGTAAGGCATATAGAGCATTGGGAATTGAGGATGAAGGGGATATAATAGTTCCAATATATAAGAATAATGTAAAAATTGATGGAGTGAAGGTTATTAAGATAGAGTTTGACACAGTTTCCCATGAGAAAAGCTGTTCCTCTAAAATCTATATTGAAGGAGACACTAAAAAGTTCAATGTTGGAGACATTATTAAGGTTGGGCCCACCTATCACAATAAAATAGTGATCACTGGAGAAGTGATAGGAAGAGATGACATTCATAAAATATTGCTGATGAATGTGTATAGTGTCTGCAGTATCCCAAATCTTAAAGTTTCAGATATAGGAAATCCTTTAAAGTATTACTTAACCCCCAATATGAGCTTAAAAGAAGCTGCTGAATACTTTGCTGAGAAAAACATAAGTGGAGCTCCTGTTATGGAGAATAATAATTTAGTTGGCATCTTAACAGTTAGAGATATTATAAAGAATATCAATAAAATAGATAAAAAAGTTAAGGAGGTTATGAAAAAAGACATTATAACTGTTGATAAAGATGTGAAAATTTATGATGCTCTAAAGATTATGAATAAGTACAATGTTGGAAGGTTAATAATAGTTGATAATAATAAAGTGTTTGGAATCATAACAAGGACAGACATCTTAAAAACTATCACTGGAGAGCTTTATCAGAATCTCTAA